The Paenibacillus pabuli DNA segment GCCTTCTGCAATCTCAATCGCTGCATATATTGATGCCCGGTCACGCCCTCGCGCTGGTGAAACAAACGATTGAGATGCTGCACGGAGTAACCCACTGCTTCTGCCACATGCTTTAACAACAGATCATCCTGATAATGGGCATGCATCAACGAGACCGCACGGGTAAATGCCCCACTCCCCTGATCGGACTCGCGTTGACCAGGTGACATGGGAACACCAACCACTCCAGACAGGTCTGCCTTCTCCCGAATCGTGGATACGGACCTCGCGATGTCCAAAATAAGCTGGTAAACGATAAGTGAGGTGTTCCAGACGCCAGACTTCCCATCGTCCAGCCCATGCCAGAGATCCGTCATTCTCGACCAGAACTGTTCAAAATCGGATAAGGCTCTTGGTCCCTCATGCAGTAACCCGGCCGATTGAAGCACCGACCCGGCTGAATTGCCGCCAATGCCGATATATCCGAGCTCCCCATCTGTTCTGGAAAGCGGGTAAAATTCATGGGCAACCCCAGGTTCAGCTACCCACAATTGACCTGCTCCTACGGGCCAAGACCCCTTACCCGGAATCTTGAGTTCGCCTCCGGCACTGCGCGACAGGAATAGCTGGTGCACCGGATATCCTTCCGGCCGGAGCTGCACTTTCTGCTCGTGTGTTCCAATGCTATACAGATACAGAGGCAGCCGGGAATCCGGCAGCCCGGTCAAGCGAAATGCAAGCATTCCATCATTCCTTTCGGATCAAGCGCTTCTTCCTTCTATTATCCCCCTGCTGAGGTGGGGCAAGCAACGGCCTAGAGAACCCTTTTGACGACAAGAGTTGAGCTACTAACAAGGAAGCTCCCTTCCAATTAGATTGGTAAGGGAGCTCTCAATACAATGGCTCAATTTATAAACTAGGTTAGTTTGTCGGATTAGTGCTGGTACTTTGAGCAGAATCAGTCGAACCGGCATTTGGGTCAGTCGTTGGAACTGCCGGATCTGGAGTTGGTATCACTGGGGTAGCCTGAGCTGCATCAAGTTTAGCTGTACCAGACGGAGCAGAGAGAACACTTGTGTATAACGACGGATCACTTGTTACAGAAAGGATATACACTTTGTACTCTACTCCTAGTTCGATCACCTTTCCACTTGAATCCAGCGTATCCTTAGTTAAAGAAATTTCTCCTGGTGAAACCTTTGTAGAATAACTGTTTGAGTTCGCAGAGGGCAAATCCAGACTGTCTTGGGCTTTTACTACAAATAAACGATATTCGCCAATCCCTTTATCATCGGATGGTTTAGTGAACGTAACCTTCAGGCCTGCATCCGTAGCTGTACTGGCATTCTCAACTTTCGTTATATTTGCTACCTGAACAGCAACAGGCTCTGCCGGTTTGGCCAGAATACTGAATTCGTTGGAAGCACCGGACAGATTGGAAGCACGCGTACCACTATCGGATACGGACAAAACAAATGCTCTGTATTTTTGACCTACGACAAGAGCATTACCATTGATATCAGCGTGACCATTATTCAACTGAATTGGATTGCCAGCATCATTCTTGGAAATTTGAACATACGATCTGATGCCGAGAGCAGAATTCAGATCAAATCCAGTGACTTGACCAGATGGAACGATTAATACTCTATAATTTGCAATACCACTGTCTGTTGTTGGTTTACTGAAGTTCACGGTGACATCCGACGCGTTTCCTGCTTGCCCTTGACTTTTCACCGTTACATTCACATTATTCACTGCGCCAACAGCCGTATTGGATGCGAGTGTAATTACATTGGAGCCTGATGACAATGCATTCGCAAGAGAAGCGTTACCGTTCACCGCCATGACATACACGCGATAACCCACACCATTTACAATTGAACTGCCATCCACTGTTTTCGTATTACTGGTGAAGTTCACAGTCTGATTGCTTCCATTCTTGCTGACATACGTATAATTCGCACTGTTCACTGCATTTGCAGCCGACAGATTGAAGCTGGTATTCGTGGATTTCACGACAAATACCCGGTAGTGATTCACATTGGCCTCATCCGCCGATTTGGTAAAGGTTACGCGCAGATCGCGTCCATCCCCATTATCACCGATATCGCTTGCCGCTACGTTGCTTGGAGCTGTTATCGCTGCATTTGGAGTCAATGTAATCTGTGACGAGTACGAAGACAACGCGTTCTGACTGGAGTTGCCGCTTGTGCTTACCGACAGGACGAACACACGATAAGTCACGTTATTGGAAACTCTGTACCCATTCGTATCCACCATACTGCTTGGCAGCGTAACCGACAGGTTACCACCTGTTTTATTCACTTGATAGTAGTTGTTCGAAGCGTTAGCCGCACTCAGTGTGAAGCTTCCTGCGTTACCGGAACGAACCACGTACACCCGGTAGACCGCAACCTTCGACTCATCCGACGCTCTGTTGAAAGAAACCCGCAGATCGCGCCCATCGCCGTAGTCGCTCACATCCGTGACAGCCAGATTATTGACAGCTCCTGCATTTCCGTTCGTCGTCAGTCTCAGCAAGTTGGAGGAAGAGGACAGGGCATTGATGTATCCGTTCTGCTGATTGCCCACAGCCATGACGTAGATCCGGTAATCCTGCAGATTCGTTACGTTATACCCGCTTGTATCCTTCATTGATGAAGGTAACGTTGTGGTAATATTGCTGCCTGTTTTGTTCACGGTATAGTACAGGCTGGAAGACAGATTGCTTGCCGTCGTCAGATTGAAGCTGCCGGCCACCGAGTTCCGAACTACGAAGATACGGTAGCTCGCTACCTTGGATTCATCGGATGAACGGTTGAAACTCACCTGAATGTCACGACCATCTCCATAATCCGAGTTATCTTTCACTTGCGTAATAACTGGCGCTTTTGCCGTATTCACACCCAGTGTTAAGGAAGAGGATACCGATGACAGCTTGTGATCTGCAGCTGCTGCATTGGAGCTGACCGACATAATGTATACGACATAGGCGGTGCCACTGCGAATTAATTCCCCGGACGTATCACGCGTGGAAGAAGTCAGCTGACTTTTAACCGCTGTGTTGTTGCCTTTATAGATAATCGTTGAGTTCGAGCTGGACACTTTATTCGCTGCAGTCAGATTGAATGATGAAGCATCCTTCGCTTTGACGACAAATGCACGATAATACGTAATATTCGAGGTGCTGCTTGGCTGATTGAAGTTAATCTCCAGATCACGGCCATCCCCGTAGTCACTGATATCGGCAATCCGAAGACTGGTGACAGGCTGAACTGTTGTCTTTACATTGTTTAATTTCAGGGATTGGGAAGACCACGCAAGTACATTTTTGTAATTATTACTGCTGTTGCCCATGGTCAGGACATACAAACGATAGGTTTCACTCGTATTCAGCAAATCCCCGTTAACGTCACGCGTCTGAGCATTCAAGGTCAATTTTGGGTTACCGCCATTTGGAGAAACCGAAGTATAATTGCCGGATGGTACAGCCGATGCTGCAGACTCGTTGAAGCTGTTGACATCACGGGTTTTCACCAGCATAATGCGATATTCGGATACAGCCTTTTCGGATGTAGGACGCGTAAAGCTGACCGTCAGATCCCGTCCATCTCCATTACTTCCTGAAACGGATCCATAGATGTTCCATGCCGCAACTTTTGTGTCATCAACAGGAGGCGTGGACGTTGTTTTGATATCCACCCGCTGATTACGGGAGTTCCAGAATACCTTCTCCCCGAACGCTTCACTCACAAAGCGAATGGGAACCATCGTGTTGCCCTTAATCGTACTCGCAGGCACGTCCAGCGTGACCGCTTCCCCATTAATGTACGCTGTCTTGGAACCAAGCTTCAGTGAAATTTCTTGATCTCCACGACTGGCTGTAATGGTTTTCGTTTTGTTCGTATAGCCCACGGTGGCATCCAGTCCTTCAAAAATGGACCGCAGCGGAACCAATACCCGTCCGGCCTTCATGACAGGTGCCTGCGCAGATGACAGCTCGGCATCATTGATGTAGATACTGATTCTCGCTGCTGCATCGATTACCGCCCCTGGCAAGGCTGACATCAGCATGGCTGATACGGCCAGTGCGGACATGACCTTTTTGACTTGACGTCCTCCGGCTTTTTTCATATTAAATATCCCCATTCTCTTTTTAGATGAATTGAATTGTATTAGAGCGTCTTTCACTTGATTATATTCCTGTAATTTCCTGTGCACATCTAAGACGTCTGGACCTGATCAAAAGTTTCCAATCGCTCCAAAAATATTTTCGCAGAAAAGTTCTTCCACCATCTACCTGCGAAAGGTTAAAAATAACAGAACATTTTGTCATTATTCCGAAACAACATCGGTAGCAAATTGAGTTAATGTATAAAAAATCATTCAGTTTGTATTTTTAAAATCCATGGGAGGTTTACATTAATGACATCATTGTACTCATCTGCCAGACGCCAAGGGCTCCGCATGCTCATGACAGCCACAGCCGCTGC contains these protein-coding regions:
- a CDS encoding helix-turn-helix domain-containing protein, encoding MLAFRLTGLPDSRLPLYLYSIGTHEQKVQLRPEGYPVHQLFLSRSAGGELKIPGKGSWPVGAGQLWVAEPGVAHEFYPLSRTDGELGYIGIGGNSAGSVLQSAGLLHEGPRALSDFEQFWSRMTDLWHGLDDGKSGVWNTSLIVYQLILDIARSVSTIREKADLSGVVGVPMSPGQRESDQGSGAFTRAVSLMHAHYQDDLLLKHVAEAVGYSVQHLNRLFHQREGVTGHQYMQRLRLQKASEWLDKHPRASVREAAETVGMEVNYFIRMFKREFGETPGKGIKQRNQSSAEKNDPDVAPML
- a CDS encoding copper amine oxidase N-terminal domain-containing protein, whose product is MKKAGGRQVKKVMSALAVSAMLMSALPGAVIDAAARISIYINDAELSSAQAPVMKAGRVLVPLRSIFEGLDATVGYTNKTKTITASRGDQEISLKLGSKTAYINGEAVTLDVPASTIKGNTMVPIRFVSEAFGEKVFWNSRNQRVDIKTTSTPPVDDTKVAAWNIYGSVSGSNGDGRDLTVSFTRPTSEKAVSEYRIMLVKTRDVNSFNESAASAVPSGNYTSVSPNGGNPKLTLNAQTRDVNGDLLNTSETYRLYVLTMGNSSNNYKNVLAWSSQSLKLNNVKTTVQPVTSLRIADISDYGDGRDLEINFNQPSSTSNITYYRAFVVKAKDASSFNLTAANKVSSSNSTIIYKGNNTAVKSQLTSSTRDTSGELIRSGTAYVVYIMSVSSNAAAADHKLSSVSSSLTLGVNTAKAPVITQVKDNSDYGDGRDIQVSFNRSSDESKVASYRIFVVRNSVAGSFNLTTASNLSSSLYYTVNKTGSNITTTLPSSMKDTSGYNVTNLQDYRIYVMAVGNQQNGYINALSSSSNLLRLTTNGNAGAVNNLAVTDVSDYGDGRDLRVSFNRASDESKVAVYRVYVVRSGNAGSFTLSAANASNNYYQVNKTGGNLSVTLPSSMVDTNGYRVSNNVTYRVFVLSVSTSGNSSQNALSSYSSQITLTPNAAITAPSNVAASDIGDNGDGRDLRVTFTKSADEANVNHYRVFVVKSTNTSFNLSAANAVNSANYTYVSKNGSNQTVNFTSNTKTVDGSSIVNGVGYRVYVMAVNGNASLANALSSGSNVITLASNTAVGAVNNVNVTVKSQGQAGNASDVTVNFSKPTTDSGIANYRVLIVPSGQVTGFDLNSALGIRSYVQISKNDAGNPIQLNNGHADINGNALVVGQKYRAFVLSVSDSGTRASNLSGASNEFSILAKPAEPVAVQVANITKVENASTATDAGLKVTFTKPSDDKGIGEYRLFVVKAQDSLDLPSANSNSYSTKVSPGEISLTKDTLDSSGKVIELGVEYKVYILSVTSDPSLYTSVLSAPSGTAKLDAAQATPVIPTPDPAVPTTDPNAGSTDSAQSTSTNPTN